The DNA region TCGTGTCTTCTGCAAATTCGTTAACTTCTAAAACTGCGGCCAGCTTATCAAGTATTTCGTTGGGAAGATTTTGATAAGGTGCGGTATTTTTTAAAAAGATCAGTTTCTCGTTCATGCTTTAAAAAGAGAATAAGCGGCTCAAAAAGTTTTTTGCTGGTACATTTTGGCTGATGTCGAATTCATTGTTCTGTCGGTAAATTGTTTCTTCGGAAATGGCTCCCGTTTCGAGCAGGTAGAAAAATATTTTAGCGGTGTTTATGGCATCGGCCATTGCATTATGAAAGTTTTCGGGCGGCTGGTTAAAAAGCTCTTCATAAAATTGATTTAACTTCAAAAGTTCAACGCCAGGTGTTCTCACAAACGGGGCGCTGGCTTTCATGGTGCAAAACGTGGGTAAGTTTTTCAGTGGACTTTGCATACCGATACGCTCAAACTCTACGTTGATCATGTGGTAATCGAACTCAATAAAATGTCCGATAACCAGTGGTTTGTAACTCAGGAGGTCGCGATTTAGCGAAGTGAAAGCCACCTCTTTTGACGTGCCATTGGCCATCAAAAACGCTTCGGTAATATGATGTATTTTTTGCGATGATTTTTCAATCTTAAAATCGGCACACTTGATATAATAATTTTCCCTTTTTACCTCCTTGTTTTCGCTATCGAAAAGAATCCAGGCGATTTGAATAATATGAGGCCAGTTTTTTTCTTTGTAATAAGGTGCCGACCAGTTTTTTGGCAAACCAGATGTTTCGGTATCTATTATTAAGAAAAAGTTTTGCAAGGTGATATTTGTGTTAGTGTTCGAAATCAGGATGAACCAATCAGCTAATCAAATATAGAAATAAAATATAAGCGAACGCTATATTTTAACGGGGGGGAGGCAATTGCTATTTCAAACCTATGAGGCGTTTACCTCCCCATAGGTTTACAAGGGTGTGTTTACATATTTAAGGCACAAAAAAGCAGTGCGGCTAAAATGGAGCCAATTATCGGGCCGATTATTGGCACCCAGGCGTATCCCCAGTCGCTACCGCCCTTGCCTTTCATTGGTACCAGGGCATGCACAATTCTTGGCCCCAGGTCTCTTGCCGGGTTTATTGCGTAACCTGTGGTTCCGCCGAGCGATAGACCAATAACCCACACCAAAAAGGTTACCGGTATTGCGCCCATTGAGCCCAGGCCAATTGGTGTAGCACTTTCTTTTGGCCCCATACTGGCATCGGTAAAATGAAAAATCACCAAAATTAATACGAAGGTACCGATGATTTCTGAAAGGAGGTTCGACATTTTATTTCTAATTGCGGGCGCAGTGGCAAATGGTGCCGCTTTTAATGCCTGCTCTTCGGTTGCGTCGAAATAATCTTTATACATTATCCAAACCAAAAAAGAGCCCAACATTGCTCCGCCAATTTGCGCAAGGATGTAAAAGGGAACCAAATGCCAATCGAAACCTTTTCCGATGGCAAGGCCAAGTGTAACGGCAGGATTTAAGTGTGCGCCGCTGGATGGGCCAGCAATTACTACACCGATAAATACCGCTAGTGCCCAGGCGGTTGTAATTACCATCCAACCTCCTCCGTTTCCTTTTGTTCCTTTAAGTACTACGTTGGCCACAACGCCATTTCCAAGAAGAATCATCAACGCTGTGCCAATAAATTCTGCTAGATATACATTCATGTTCTTATATTTTAAGCTTCGACCTTAAGATCTTAAGCAGTAATTAGTGGATGTTTTAATCTTCGGCGTTTACGCGTGCGGCCTTCACTGCCCTGTTCCAGCCTTTAATTCGTTGCGAGTTATCGATTCCATCTTCGGCACTAAAAGTCTTGTTAATTTTCCATTGCGATCTGATCTGATCAATACTTTCCCAATAGCCGGTAGCCAAGCCAGCGAGATATGCGGCTCCAATGGCGGTAACCTCTGTTACTTCGGGCCTTACCACCTTGCATTTTAGCAGATCGGCCTGAAACTGCATCAGTAAATTGTTGGCGGTTGCACCACCATCAACACGCAGTTCGGCAATTTCTACGCCTGCATCGGCTTCCATTGCCTTTAGAACGTCCATGGTTTGGTAAGCAATGCTTTCGAGGGCGGCACGGGCGATGTGCGATTTGTTTGTGCCACGGGTTAGCCCGGTTATCGTTC from Pedobacter endophyticus includes:
- a CDS encoding 3'-5' exonuclease; translated protein: MQNFFLIIDTETSGLPKNWSAPYYKEKNWPHIIQIAWILFDSENKEVKRENYYIKCADFKIEKSSQKIHHITEAFLMANGTSKEVAFTSLNRDLLSYKPLVIGHFIEFDYHMINVEFERIGMQSPLKNLPTFCTMKASAPFVRTPGVELLKLNQFYEELFNQPPENFHNAMADAINTAKIFFYLLETGAISEETIYRQNNEFDISQNVPAKNFLSRLFSF
- a CDS encoding MIP/aquaporin family protein → MNVYLAEFIGTALMILLGNGVVANVVLKGTKGNGGGWMVITTAWALAVFIGVVIAGPSSGAHLNPAVTLGLAIGKGFDWHLVPFYILAQIGGAMLGSFLVWIMYKDYFDATEEQALKAAPFATAPAIRNKMSNLLSEIIGTFVLILVIFHFTDASMGPKESATPIGLGSMGAIPVTFLVWVIGLSLGGTTGYAINPARDLGPRIVHALVPMKGKGGSDWGYAWVPIIGPIIGSILAALLFCALNM